From Pseudomonas sp. CCI4.2, one genomic window encodes:
- a CDS encoding lipocalin family protein, producing MRLWIGLMASLFLAGCAHSSSELVEPKTVDHVDLKRYQGTWYELARLPMFFQRNCAQSQALYVLKEDGNIGVTNRCRKLDGTWEQATGTASPQVAGKTDKLWVVFDNGFSRLFPGLAKGDYWVLYLDDGYKTALVGNPDRKYLWILSRTSKVSDATKEDLLARARQQGYDTTKLIWRVDDSMIIKPDRL from the coding sequence ATGCGTTTATGGATTGGGTTGATGGCGAGTCTGTTTCTGGCGGGTTGCGCACATTCTTCGAGCGAGCTGGTCGAGCCGAAGACGGTCGATCATGTGGACCTCAAGCGGTATCAAGGGACGTGGTACGAGCTGGCACGGTTACCGATGTTCTTTCAGCGTAATTGCGCTCAATCGCAGGCGCTTTACGTGCTCAAAGAGGATGGCAATATCGGCGTAACCAATCGTTGCCGGAAACTCGACGGCACGTGGGAGCAAGCGACAGGCACGGCATCGCCGCAGGTAGCGGGCAAAACCGACAAGCTGTGGGTCGTCTTCGATAACGGGTTCTCGCGGCTGTTCCCGGGTTTGGCCAAGGGCGATTATTGGGTGCTGTACCTCGACGACGGCTACAAGACTGCGTTAGTGGGGAACCCGGATCGCAAATACCTGTGGATCTTGTCGCGGACATCGAAAGTGTCCGACGCGACAAAAGAAGATTTGTTGGCCAGAGCAAGGCAACAGGGTTACGACACAACCAAGCTGATCTGGCGGGTGGATGATTCGATGATCATCAAACCGGACCGGCTCTAG
- the bamE gene encoding outer membrane protein assembly factor BamE domain-containing protein has protein sequence MSLRTVALLSFCVLLAACSKVTQENYSKLSAGMDKAQVENLLGSPTECSGALGMSSCTWGDKVSFISVQYGGDKVLIYSGQGLK, from the coding sequence ATGTCTTTGCGCACCGTCGCGTTGTTGTCGTTTTGTGTGTTGTTGGCCGCTTGCAGCAAGGTCACCCAGGAAAATTATTCGAAGTTGTCGGCAGGCATGGATAAGGCGCAAGTCGAGAATTTATTGGGTAGCCCGACCGAATGTTCGGGTGCGCTGGGTATGTCCAGTTGCACGTGGGGCGACAAAGTGAGTTTTATCAGCGTCCAGTACGGCGGCGATAAAGTGCTGATCTATTCGGGCCAAGGCTTGAAATAA
- a CDS encoding glycogen/starch/alpha-glucan phosphorylase produces the protein MSEEPLVRDTEVAAFRAAVLEKLTYAVGKDPDHAFEHDWFEAVALAARDHMVEHWMDHTRQIYRKGQKRVYYLSLEFLIGRLLYDSLSNLGLLEIAREAIAELGVDLERIRLLEPDAALGNGGLGRLAACFMESMSTLGVAAHGYGIRYEHGLFRQAIVDGWQQEQTENWLDFGNPWEFERAEVIYPIGFSGSVETVANEAGEQRQVWRPGETVRAVAYDTPVVGWRGSSVNTLRLWRARAVEDLHLERFNAGDHFGAVAEVVRAESISRVLYPNDSTEAGQELRLRQEYFFVSASLQDLLRRHLNMHETLYSLADHAAIQMNDTHPSIAVAELMRLLIDTHGIPWDAAWKITVETLAYTNHTLLPEALETWSVGLMERMLPRHMQIIYLINALHIDQLRAKGIHDFDVLRAVSLIEEDNGRRVRMGNLAFIGSHSINGVSALHTQLMRKTVFAELHKLYPDRINNKTNGITFRRWLHQANPLLTGMLVEALGADVLDNAETRLIELEPFAEKASFRKQFMEQRLKSKKALANIINERLGIVVNPEAMFDVQVKRIHEYKRQLLNLFHTVALYQAMRAEPGTNWVPRVKIFAGKAAASYHTAKLIIKLTNDIARTVNNDPTLRGMLKVVFMPNYNVSLAESIIPAADLSEQISTAGLEASGTSNMKFGLNGALTIGTLDGANVEMSEQIGLEHMFIFGLTSQQVEARKRIGDYSAGADVAASPRLYDVLQAIRGGVFSPDDPNRYVGLIDQLLAYDRFLVCADFESYWQAQAKVEAMWHDPKSWWSSAVLNTARMGWFSSDRTIREYSNDIWRALEE, from the coding sequence ATGTCAGAGGAACCGCTTGTTCGTGACACCGAGGTGGCTGCCTTCCGCGCCGCTGTACTCGAAAAACTCACTTATGCGGTGGGCAAAGACCCCGATCATGCGTTTGAACATGACTGGTTCGAAGCCGTCGCCCTGGCCGCTCGCGACCATATGGTCGAGCACTGGATGGACCATACGCGGCAGATTTACCGCAAAGGGCAGAAACGGGTCTATTACCTTTCTCTGGAATTCTTGATCGGCCGCTTGCTCTACGACAGCTTGAGCAACCTTGGGTTGCTGGAAATCGCCCGCGAGGCCATCGCCGAGCTGGGCGTGGACCTGGAACGCATTCGCTTGCTGGAACCCGACGCCGCACTGGGTAACGGCGGCCTCGGTCGCTTGGCCGCCTGCTTCATGGAAAGCATGTCTACCCTGGGCGTTGCCGCCCACGGTTACGGAATTCGCTATGAGCACGGGCTGTTCCGTCAGGCCATCGTCGACGGCTGGCAGCAGGAACAAACCGAGAACTGGCTGGACTTTGGCAACCCTTGGGAATTCGAACGCGCAGAGGTGATCTACCCCATCGGCTTCAGCGGTAGCGTCGAAACCGTGGCTAACGAAGCCGGTGAACAACGGCAAGTCTGGCGTCCGGGTGAAACCGTCCGGGCCGTTGCGTATGACACCCCCGTCGTTGGCTGGCGTGGGTCTAGCGTCAATACGTTGCGTTTGTGGCGCGCACGGGCAGTAGAAGACCTGCACCTTGAGCGGTTCAACGCCGGCGACCACTTTGGCGCCGTGGCGGAAGTGGTCCGTGCCGAAAGCATTTCTCGCGTGCTTTACCCCAATGACAGCACCGAAGCCGGCCAAGAGTTACGCCTGCGCCAAGAATATTTCTTCGTTTCAGCGTCGCTCCAGGATTTGCTGCGCCGTCACCTGAACATGCATGAAACGCTGTACAGCCTGGCCGATCACGCCGCGATTCAGATGAACGATACGCACCCTTCGATTGCCGTCGCGGAATTGATGCGCTTGCTGATCGACACACACGGCATCCCATGGGACGCCGCCTGGAAAATCACGGTTGAAACCCTGGCCTACACCAACCACACCTTGCTTCCCGAGGCGCTGGAAACCTGGTCGGTCGGCTTGATGGAGCGGATGCTGCCTCGGCACATGCAGATCATTTACCTGATCAACGCCCTGCACATCGATCAACTGCGCGCCAAGGGCATTCACGATTTCGACGTGCTGCGCGCGGTGTCGTTGATCGAAGAAGACAACGGCCGCCGGGTTCGGATGGGTAACCTGGCATTCATCGGCTCACACAGCATCAACGGTGTTTCGGCGCTGCACACGCAGTTGATGCGCAAAACCGTGTTCGCTGAATTGCACAAGTTGTACCCGGACCGAATCAACAACAAAACCAACGGCATTACCTTCCGCCGCTGGTTGCATCAGGCCAACCCGCTGCTCACGGGGATGCTGGTTGAGGCGCTGGGCGCGGATGTACTCGATAACGCCGAAACACGCTTGATTGAGCTGGAGCCGTTTGCCGAGAAGGCATCGTTCCGCAAACAGTTCATGGAGCAGCGCCTGAAGAGCAAAAAGGCATTGGCGAATATCATTAACGAGCGCTTGGGGATTGTGGTTAACCCCGAAGCGATGTTCGACGTTCAGGTCAAACGTATTCACGAATACAAACGGCAACTGCTCAACCTGTTTCACACCGTCGCGCTGTATCAGGCGATGCGGGCAGAGCCAGGGACAAACTGGGTGCCACGGGTCAAGATCTTCGCCGGCAAGGCGGCAGCCAGTTACCACACGGCTAAACTGATCATCAAGTTGACCAATGATATTGCCCGCACGGTGAACAACGACCCAACGTTGCGCGGCATGCTCAAAGTCGTGTTCATGCCTAACTACAACGTCAGTTTGGCGGAAAGCATTATTCCCGCCGCCGACCTGTCGGAGCAGATTTCAACGGCAGGCTTGGAAGCCTCGGGCACCAGCAACATGAAGTTTGGCCTCAATGGCGCGCTGACCATCGGCACGCTGGATGGCGCCAACGTTGAGATGAGCGAACAAATCGGCCTTGAGCACATGTTCATTTTCGGCCTGACCTCCCAGCAAGTCGAAGCGCGAAAACGCATCGGCGACTACAGCGCCGGGGCGGACGTTGCCGCGTCACCAAGACTCTATGATGTGTTGCAAGCGATTCGGGGCGGGGTGTTCTCACCCGATGATCCGAACCGCTACGTCGGCCTGATCGATCAGTTGTTGGCGTATGACCGCTTCCTGGTCTGCGCGGACTTCGAGTCTTACTGGCAGGCGCAAGCAAAGGTCGAAGCGATGTGGCATGACCCGAAAAGCTGGTGGAGCTCCGCCGTGCTCAACACTGCACGCATGGGTTGGTTCTCGTCGGACCGGACTATCCGTGAGTATTCCAATGATATTTGGAGGGCATTGGAGGAATAA
- a CDS encoding class 1 fructose-bisphosphatase codes for MSRVTLSRYLIEQTRSNNTPADLRFLIEVVARACKEISHAVSKGALGGVLGSMGTENVQGEVQKKLDVISNEILLEANEWGGHLAGMASEEMDNAYQIPGKYPKGAYLLVFDPLDGSSNIDVNVSVGTIFSVLRCPDAHLSQNDTLSEQAFLQPGTKQVAAGYAIYGPQTMLVLTLGDGVKGFTLDRELGSFVLTHEDMQIPESTQEFAINMSNQRHWEAPVKRYVEELLAGAEGPLKKDYNMRWIAAMVADVHRILTRGGMFMYPRDSRDASKPGKLRLMYEANPMSFIVEQAGGMSTDGHQRILDIQPEGLHQRVAVFLGSKEEVERATAYHKE; via the coding sequence ATGTCCCGCGTTACCCTGAGTCGTTATTTGATTGAGCAGACCCGCAGCAACAACACTCCTGCCGATCTGCGCTTCCTTATCGAAGTGGTGGCGCGCGCCTGCAAGGAAATCAGCCATGCCGTCTCCAAAGGCGCATTGGGTGGGGTGCTCGGCAGCATGGGCACTGAAAACGTACAGGGCGAAGTGCAGAAAAAGCTCGACGTAATCTCCAACGAAATCCTGCTCGAAGCCAACGAGTGGGGTGGTCACTTGGCCGGCATGGCGTCCGAAGAAATGGACAACGCCTACCAGATCCCAGGCAAATACCCGAAAGGCGCGTACCTGCTGGTATTCGACCCACTGGACGGCTCGTCGAACATCGACGTTAACGTCTCGGTCGGCACCATCTTCTCGGTACTGCGTTGCCCAGACGCCCACCTGAGCCAGAACGATACCCTGAGCGAACAAGCGTTCCTGCAACCGGGCACCAAGCAGGTCGCGGCCGGTTACGCGATCTACGGCCCGCAAACCATGCTGGTTCTGACACTGGGCGACGGCGTTAAAGGCTTCACCCTGGACCGCGAATTGGGGAGCTTCGTGTTGACCCACGAAGACATGCAGATTCCTGAGTCCACTCAGGAATTCGCCATCAACATGTCCAACCAGCGTCACTGGGAAGCGCCGGTTAAACGCTACGTGGAAGAATTGCTGGCAGGCGCAGAAGGTCCGCTGAAAAAGGACTACAACATGCGCTGGATCGCCGCCATGGTTGCCGACGTGCACCGCATCCTGACCCGTGGCGGCATGTTCATGTACCCACGCGACAGCCGTGATGCTTCGAAACCTGGCAAATTGCGCTTGATGTACGAAGCTAATCCGATGTCGTTCATCGTGGAGCAAGCCGGCGGCATGTCCACCGACGGCCACCAGCGCATCCTCGACATTCAGCCAGAAGGCCTGCACCAGCGGGTGGCGGTATTCCTCGGTTCGAAAGAAGAAGTCGAGCGCGCTACGGCATATCACAAGGAATAA
- a CDS encoding formimidoylglutamate deiminase yields MSVFFAERALLPTGWANNVRLDVSADGVLTRVQVDTDAQGAEILNGALVPGMPNLHSHAFQRAMAGLAEVAGNPNDSFWTWRELMYRLVGQINPEQLGVIARQLYIELLKGGFTSVAEFHYVHQDTTGKPYANPAELALHISQAASSAGIGLTLLPVLYSHSGFGGQAPNEGQRRFIHTTDSYLDLQARLRPMLAQQPAQSLGLCFHSLRAVTPRQISDVLAASDPHCPVHIHIAEQQKEVDDCLSWSGRRPLQWLYENASVDQRWCLVHATHANPEEVALMADSGAIAGLCLTTEANLGDGIFPAVDYIAQGGRWGIGSDSHVSLSVVEELRWLEYGQRLRDQRRNRLYRSDQPMVGRTLFDAALSGGAQAMGQAIGSLNVGQRADWLVLDGNDPYLSTAAGDAILNRWLFAGSDRQIRDVMVNGRWVIRNGRHADEEHSNRAFAQVLRELLG; encoded by the coding sequence ATGTCCGTCTTCTTTGCCGAGCGCGCATTATTGCCCACCGGTTGGGCCAACAATGTTCGTCTCGATGTCAGCGCCGACGGGGTGCTAACCCGCGTCCAAGTCGATACCGATGCCCAGGGTGCCGAGATCCTCAACGGTGCGCTGGTGCCAGGAATGCCCAACCTGCATTCCCACGCGTTCCAGCGTGCGATGGCCGGTTTGGCCGAAGTGGCGGGCAACCCCAATGACAGTTTCTGGACGTGGCGAGAGTTGATGTACCGCTTGGTGGGGCAGATCAATCCAGAGCAGCTTGGGGTCATCGCTCGACAGTTGTACATCGAGCTGCTCAAAGGCGGTTTCACCTCAGTCGCTGAATTTCATTACGTACACCAAGACACCACCGGCAAGCCTTACGCAAACCCTGCTGAACTGGCCCTGCACATCAGCCAGGCCGCGAGTTCGGCCGGTATCGGCCTGACGTTGCTGCCGGTGTTGTACAGCCACTCTGGTTTTGGCGGTCAGGCGCCAAATGAAGGTCAGCGCAGATTTATCCACACCACTGACAGTTACCTCGACTTACAAGCGCGTCTACGGCCGATGCTTGCCCAGCAGCCCGCTCAATCATTGGGTCTGTGCTTTCACTCGTTGCGCGCGGTAACGCCGCGTCAAATCAGCGATGTACTGGCCGCAAGCGACCCACACTGCCCGGTGCATATTCATATCGCCGAGCAGCAGAAGGAAGTGGATGACTGCCTGAGCTGGAGCGGTCGGCGTCCGCTGCAATGGTTGTACGAAAACGCCTCGGTTGATCAGCGCTGGTGCCTGGTTCATGCCACCCACGCCAACCCGGAAGAAGTGGCGCTGATGGCTGATAGCGGCGCGATTGCCGGCTTGTGCCTGACCACTGAAGCCAACTTGGGGGACGGTATTTTTCCGGCGGTGGACTACATCGCCCAGGGCGGCCGTTGGGGGATTGGCTCGGACAGTCATGTGTCATTGAGCGTGGTCGAAGAGCTGCGCTGGCTGGAATATGGTCAGCGTTTGCGTGATCAACGACGTAATCGTTTGTACCGCAGTGATCAACCGATGGTTGGACGCACGTTGTTCGATGCGGCACTCAGCGGTGGCGCGCAAGCAATGGGGCAGGCGATTGGTTCGCTGAACGTCGGGCAGCGTGCAGATTGGCTGGTGCTGGACGGTAACGATCCCTACCTGTCGACGGCCGCCGGTGATGCGATTCTTAACCGCTGGTTGTTTGCGGGCAGTGACCGGCAGATTCGCGACGTCATGGTCAACGGGCGTTGGGTGATCCGCAACGGTCGGCATGCTGATGAAGAGCACAGTAATCGTGCGTTTGCTCAGGTGCTGCGGGAATTGTTGGGTTAG
- the hutC gene encoding histidine utilization repressor, whose protein sequence is MGDSPAPLYARVKQMIAQQIQNGTWAPHHRVPSESELVTQLGFSRMTINRALRELTAEGLLVRMQGVGTFVAEPKSQSALFEVHNIADEIASRGHVHTCKVIILNEEAAGSERALALDMREGQRVFHSLIVHFENDIPVQIEDRFVNAQVAPHYLMQDFTKQTPYAYLSQVAPLTEGEHVVEAILAEELECELLQIERGEPCLLIRRRTWSGRQPVTAARLIHPGSRHRLEGRFSK, encoded by the coding sequence ATGGGTGACAGTCCGGCGCCTTTATACGCGCGCGTGAAGCAGATGATCGCCCAGCAAATCCAAAACGGAACCTGGGCGCCGCATCATCGCGTGCCGTCGGAAAGTGAACTGGTGACCCAACTGGGCTTCAGCCGCATGACCATCAACCGAGCCCTGCGTGAACTGACCGCCGAAGGCCTGTTGGTGCGTATGCAAGGCGTCGGTACGTTTGTCGCCGAGCCCAAAAGCCAGTCAGCGCTTTTTGAAGTACACAACATCGCCGATGAAATTGCCTCGCGCGGCCATGTTCATACTTGCAAAGTCATCATCCTGAACGAAGAAGCCGCAGGCTCCGAACGGGCCCTGGCCTTGGACATGCGTGAAGGTCAGCGCGTATTTCATTCGCTGATCGTGCATTTCGAAAATGACATCCCGGTGCAAATCGAAGACCGCTTCGTCAACGCTCAGGTAGCGCCGCACTACCTGATGCAGGATTTCACCAAACAAACACCCTACGCTTATCTGTCGCAAGTCGCACCGCTGACCGAGGGTGAGCATGTGGTCGAAGCCATTTTGGCTGAAGAACTGGAGTGCGAGCTGCTGCAAATCGAACGCGGTGAACCGTGCCTGCTGATTCGTCGCCGCACTTGGTCTGGCCGCCAGCCAGTGACGGCGGCCCGCCTGATCCACCCCGGCTCCCGGCATCGGCTGGAAGGACGTTTCAGCAAATGA
- a CDS encoding HutD family protein: MSQLTVLRAANYPRMPWKNGGGSTEEITRDAGNGLDGFGWRLSIADIAESGGFSSFPGYQRIITVLQGDGMTLQVDGQSTRALLTLDPLAFSGESQVSCTLLGGHIRDFNLIYAPNRYNARLQWIDGRQRFFSSAGTVLVFSVIEGLSVTTGTATHGLGKHDCLQLDGNPGLLELSVSGTCCVVELTAI; the protein is encoded by the coding sequence ATGAGTCAACTGACCGTTCTACGCGCCGCCAACTACCCGCGCATGCCATGGAAAAACGGTGGCGGCAGCACCGAAGAAATCACCCGCGATGCGGGCAACGGCCTGGACGGTTTTGGCTGGCGCCTGTCGATAGCCGATATCGCAGAATCAGGCGGTTTTTCCAGCTTCCCCGGTTATCAGCGAATCATCACCGTGCTACAGGGCGATGGCATGACATTGCAGGTCGACGGCCAATCCACACGTGCGCTGCTGACCTTGGATCCGTTGGCATTTAGCGGTGAGAGCCAAGTCAGTTGTACGTTGCTCGGCGGGCACATACGTGACTTCAATCTGATTTACGCCCCTAACCGATACAATGCCCGCCTTCAATGGATCGACGGACGTCAGCGTTTTTTCAGTTCCGCTGGCACAGTGCTGGTCTTCAGCGTAATAGAGGGCTTGAGTGTCACCACCGGCACCGCCACCCACGGTCTTGGCAAGCATGACTGCCTGCAACTAGACGGTAACCCCGGCCTGTTGGAATTGTCGGTCAGCGGAACATGCTGTGTGGTTGAACTGACTGCGATTTGA
- a CDS encoding DUF2515 family protein: MTQCFKDHICDKQLLNHPTKPIEECETHRIELYGVMQDVVDVPFLTCSGIWRVFQREAEEIVAPGGVLIADPIERNRVINAAYARLWLHDNRFQWAGLAAFASKQVGCGLLHAASMTEVIQAERDARQRLIDSNAASNPGFLGAHIFKDTDQQALDDYRAARRNNPVPLSDAGLGAEPSSLMQQQFQHVYEMMALGNTTLFLDIFPLHAFYKKRGLEELRTCLKERAGIYGHPKFPVLWPVEKEKLEFGVRYPEILQGFEAIEGGDIAESVRKLAVHEQLNILQPTIYKDPQLKLLLRGNHASYVTGFPSGVAQAIELTLASQCQPIEDGRTLEFSNNPFADLSVYKQRIAFVLQAAERFDEMLGDENRALLEQSIKDIAEGAGVR; the protein is encoded by the coding sequence ATGACCCAGTGTTTCAAAGACCACATATGCGACAAGCAGCTGTTGAACCACCCCACCAAACCGATCGAAGAGTGCGAGACGCACAGGATCGAGTTGTACGGGGTCATGCAGGACGTCGTTGACGTGCCGTTTTTGACTTGCTCGGGAATCTGGCGAGTCTTCCAGCGCGAAGCCGAAGAAATCGTCGCCCCCGGCGGCGTCCTGATCGCCGACCCCATCGAACGCAACCGCGTGATCAACGCCGCCTATGCCCGGTTGTGGCTGCACGACAACCGCTTTCAGTGGGCCGGCCTTGCAGCCTTTGCCTCCAAGCAAGTCGGTTGCGGGTTGTTGCATGCCGCGAGTATGACTGAGGTTATCCAGGCTGAGCGCGACGCCAGGCAGCGCTTGATCGACTCCAATGCGGCATCGAATCCCGGTTTCCTCGGGGCTCATATTTTCAAAGATACGGATCAGCAGGCGCTGGACGATTACCGAGCCGCCCGTAGAAATAATCCTGTTCCCTTAAGCGACGCAGGTTTGGGCGCGGAACCCTCATCCTTGATGCAGCAACAGTTCCAGCACGTCTACGAAATGATGGCGCTGGGCAACACCACGTTGTTTCTGGATATCTTCCCGTTGCATGCGTTTTACAAAAAGCGTGGGCTCGAAGAGTTGAGGACCTGTCTTAAAGAGCGGGCGGGTATTTATGGTCATCCGAAGTTTCCGGTGTTGTGGCCGGTGGAGAAGGAGAAGCTCGAGTTTGGTGTACGGTATCCAGAAATCCTGCAGGGCTTCGAGGCGATAGAGGGGGGAGATATAGCCGAGAGCGTGAGGAAGTTAGCTGTACATGAGCAGCTCAATATCCTCCAGCCGACCATCTACAAAGACCCACAACTTAAGCTGCTACTGCGCGGCAACCATGCCTCCTATGTGACCGGTTTTCCATCGGGGGTGGCTCAAGCGATTGAGCTGACCCTGGCGAGCCAATGCCAGCCAATCGAGGATGGACGCACCCTCGAATTCAGCAACAACCCGTTTGCAGACTTATCAGTTTACAAGCAGCGCATAGCCTTCGTATTGCAAGCCGCGGAACGTTTCGATGAGATGCTGGGCGACGAAAATCGTGCATTGCTGGAGCAGTCAATAAAAGATATCGCCGAAGGGGCGGGTGTCCGATGA